In Alkalihalobacterium alkalinitrilicum, a genomic segment contains:
- the katG gene encoding catalase/peroxidase HPI, producing the protein MDTKNNANTGGCPFSHGAATTPKSSGTTNKDWWPNQLNLNILHQHDRKSNPMGEDFDYTEEFQKLDYDALKKDLHDLMTDSQDWWPADYGHYGPFFIRMAWHAAGTYRTGDGRGGGGTGAQRFAPLNSWADNGNLDKARRLLWPIKQKYGNKISWADLLLLTGNVAIESMGGKTFGFGGGRADIWHPEEDIYWGSETEMLGDNRYTGDRELENPLAAVQMGLIYVNPEGPNGKPDPLASARDIRETFARMGMNDEETVALTAGGHTFGKAHGAGDAAHVGPEPEAAPIEAQGLGWLSTHGKGIGRDTITSGIEGAWTANPTQWDNGYFDLLFKYDWWLTKSPAGAYQWLAVDPDEEDLAPDAEDPSVRVPTMMTTADMALRYDPEYEKISRRFHENPEEFEDAFARAWFKLLHRDMGPKARYLGPEVPEEDLIWQDPIPTVEYNLTDVEVAELKVKILDSGLTVSELVTTAWASASTFRGSDYRGGANGARIRLAPQKEWEVNQPEQLTKVLNVLEDIQNGLDKKVSMADLIVLGGSAAVEKAAQDAGFDVTVPFAPGRGDATQEQTDVEGFEVLEPVADGFRNYQKKQYSVTAAELLVDKAQLLNLTAPEMTALIGGMRVLGTNYGGTGHGVFTDRVGTLSNDFFVNLLDMGVEWKPVDGDVFEGRNRKTGEVVLTATSGDLVFGSNSVLRAIAEVYAQDDNKGKFVSDFIAAWVKVMNADRFDLKLGKKAQQTSN; encoded by the coding sequence ATGGACACGAAAAACAATGCTAATACTGGAGGTTGCCCGTTTAGTCACGGTGCTGCTACAACTCCTAAATCTAGTGGTACAACGAATAAAGACTGGTGGCCAAACCAATTGAACCTGAATATTCTACATCAACATGACAGAAAGTCTAACCCTATGGGAGAAGACTTTGATTATACAGAGGAATTCCAAAAATTAGACTACGATGCTCTGAAGAAGGATCTCCACGATTTAATGACTGACAGCCAAGATTGGTGGCCTGCTGATTATGGTCATTATGGTCCATTCTTTATCCGTATGGCTTGGCACGCTGCTGGTACATACCGTACAGGCGACGGCCGTGGTGGTGGTGGAACTGGCGCACAACGTTTCGCTCCACTTAACAGTTGGGCTGACAACGGCAACCTTGATAAAGCACGCAGGCTACTATGGCCGATTAAGCAAAAGTATGGTAATAAGATCTCTTGGGCCGACTTGTTGCTTCTAACTGGTAATGTTGCGATTGAATCAATGGGAGGCAAAACTTTTGGTTTTGGTGGTGGACGCGCAGATATTTGGCATCCAGAAGAAGACATCTACTGGGGTTCTGAGACGGAAATGCTAGGCGATAACCGTTACACAGGTGATCGTGAGCTCGAGAATCCACTTGCTGCCGTTCAAATGGGTTTAATCTATGTTAATCCAGAAGGGCCAAATGGTAAGCCAGATCCGCTTGCAAGTGCTCGCGATATCCGTGAAACATTTGCCCGTATGGGAATGAACGATGAAGAAACGGTTGCCCTAACGGCTGGTGGCCATACTTTTGGTAAAGCACATGGTGCAGGAGATGCTGCTCACGTTGGTCCAGAACCAGAAGCTGCTCCTATTGAAGCACAAGGCTTAGGTTGGTTAAGCACACACGGCAAGGGTATTGGTCGTGACACAATCACCAGCGGAATTGAAGGAGCTTGGACTGCTAACCCAACACAGTGGGATAATGGTTACTTTGATCTATTATTTAAATATGACTGGTGGCTTACAAAGAGTCCTGCAGGTGCATATCAGTGGCTTGCTGTTGATCCTGACGAGGAAGATCTTGCACCAGATGCAGAAGATCCATCCGTTCGTGTTCCGACGATGATGACAACCGCGGATATGGCATTGCGTTATGACCCAGAATACGAAAAGATTTCACGCCGTTTCCATGAGAACCCAGAAGAGTTTGAAGATGCATTTGCTCGTGCATGGTTCAAACTACTTCACCGTGACATGGGTCCTAAAGCAAGATATCTTGGTCCAGAAGTACCTGAGGAAGATCTAATCTGGCAAGATCCTATACCAACTGTTGAATATAATCTAACAGATGTGGAAGTAGCAGAGCTAAAAGTAAAAATCTTAGACTCAGGACTTACAGTTAGCGAGCTAGTTACAACGGCTTGGGCTTCAGCTAGTACGTTCCGTGGCTCAGATTATCGTGGTGGCGCTAACGGTGCCCGTATTCGTCTTGCTCCACAAAAGGAATGGGAAGTCAATCAACCAGAACAACTTACTAAAGTACTAAATGTACTAGAAGACATCCAAAATGGTCTCGATAAAAAAGTCAGCATGGCTGATTTGATTGTACTTGGCGGTAGTGCTGCAGTAGAAAAAGCTGCACAAGATGCAGGCTTTGATGTAACAGTTCCTTTTGCTCCTGGTCGTGGCGATGCAACACAAGAGCAAACGGATGTAGAAGGCTTTGAAGTGCTAGAGCCTGTGGCAGATGGTTTCCGTAACTATCAGAAAAAACAATATAGTGTTACTGCAGCAGAGCTCCTAGTAGACAAAGCACAACTACTAAACCTGACTGCACCAGAAATGACTGCATTAATTGGCGGTATGCGTGTTCTTGGTACAAACTATGGTGGAACTGGGCACGGTGTTTTCACTGATCGTGTAGGTACACTCTCTAACGATTTCTTTGTTAACTTGCTTGACATGGGAGTAGAGTGGAAACCTGTAGACGGTGATGTATTTGAAGGTCGTAATCGCAAGACAGGTGAAGTTGTCCTTACAGCAACTAGTGGTGACCTAGTATTCGGTTCAAACTCAGTACTACGTGCCATTGCTGAAGTTTATGCTCAAGACGATAACAAAGGAAAGTTTGTGAGTGACTTTATAGCTGCCTGGGTCAAGGTAATGAACGCAGATCGTTTCGACCTTAAACTTGGCAAGAAAGCTCAACAAACAAGTAATTAA
- a CDS encoding IS3 family transposase → MCTVLGVSKSGYFKWINRPKSNRQKKREKMSKLILQTHLEFKQRYGSIKIAKTLNKRGVIVSERTVSRIMTENNWKSCTVNK, encoded by the coding sequence ATGTGCACAGTTTTGGGAGTTTCTAAAAGTGGCTACTTTAAATGGATCAACCGTCCCAAAAGTAACAGACAAAAGAAACGAGAAAAAATGAGCAAGTTAATCCTTCAAACCCATCTTGAGTTTAAGCAACGCTATGGAAGCATTAAGATCGCCAAGACGCTAAATAAGCGTGGTGTAATTGTAAGTGAACGAACGGTATCACGGATCATGACGGAGAATAATTGGAAGTCATGTACAGTTAATAAATAA
- a CDS encoding nucleotidyltransferase domain-containing protein, whose amino-acid sequence MKMPEKTAARNFLQQSFPHCDVAFLAGSGARGELTKHSDLDIVIIDETQSLSFRQCFFCFDWKFEAFVYNRMSLSFAFEVSRLEGIPSIPRMCAEGIIIKDDGSAKEIQGVAIEYLRNGPSEWTEEKQQSMRFMITDLLEDLNSYTDHKEKIFVGYKLFDIVSEFVLRANGHWIGYGKWLYRSLLNFDKDFCERYVEAFQIFMKTGNSRPLSTLIEKVLEDHGGRLFDGYKEQL is encoded by the coding sequence ATGAAAATGCCAGAAAAAACAGCTGCACGAAACTTTCTTCAACAATCGTTTCCTCATTGTGACGTTGCATTTTTGGCTGGGAGTGGTGCAAGAGGGGAACTAACAAAACATTCAGATTTAGATATCGTTATCATTGATGAAACACAGTCATTATCTTTTCGACAATGTTTCTTTTGTTTCGATTGGAAATTTGAAGCGTTTGTTTATAACCGTATGTCTTTATCCTTTGCTTTTGAAGTAAGTCGTCTAGAAGGTATTCCTTCGATACCGCGAATGTGTGCTGAGGGGATAATTATAAAAGATGATGGATCAGCTAAAGAAATTCAAGGTGTAGCCATAGAATATTTAAGAAATGGCCCTTCTGAATGGACTGAGGAAAAGCAACAATCTATGCGATTTATGATTACAGATTTATTAGAGGATTTAAATAGCTATACGGATCATAAAGAAAAAATCTTTGTGGGGTATAAACTGTTTGATATTGTTTCTGAATTTGTTTTAAGAGCAAATGGCCATTGGATTGGATATGGAAAGTGGCTGTATCGTTCTTTACTTAATTTCGATAAGGACTTTTGTGAACGATATGTAGAAGCTTTTCAAATCTTTATGAAGACGGGAAATAGTAGGCCTCTAAGTACATTAATCGAAAAAGTATTGGAAGACCATGGCGGTAGGTTATTTGATGGGTACAAAGAGCAGCTATAG
- a CDS encoding DEAD/DEAH box helicase — translation MERFLFKLNQELFDLNVMEMDMALIHFFKKIDISDQVFEMENDQGVQRKFSINWDEGLLHGRGIKGFFACYSSDFLTIEHTEDDRIKVMAPVSPPSDTLVSKHRNKEHTNKVISSIVDFTVTSDKWFQLYQIAKIFKVGSNHNGLICLPYVREIEPFDYQINTAESVISRFKGRVLLSDEVGLGKTVEAGLTMLEYIMRGLVRRILILVPPSLVEQWENEMKRKFNQDFIRADHSDFKKMGEEAWAHYPKVIASIDMAKRKNHREAIFAQHYDLVIVDEAHHLKNRATQKWQFINGINKKYIFLLTATPVQNHLEELYNLITLLKPGQLRTYSYFKKNFVESKDGIEVKNADVLKNLLADVMIRNKRSNVDVTFTKRFAYTRTVALSEQEKSLYDDISTFIRNHYKEQHPVLNRFHLKNLQEQIGSSTIAIIPSLERLHSNEKLSEFDRKALKRFLARATIIAENETETNAKVEELVSILTEFKNKMIVFTKSASTQAYLSTVLRKRGFQVAEFHGGLRRKEKEEQVTFFKGKADVLVSTEVGGEGRNLQFCNGMINFDLPWNPMAIEQRIGRIHRIGQEKDVFVYNLASKDTIEYYILDLLDRKINMFELVVGEVDAILGDIEEKEDFSDLVMNAWVNAKTNEEVQAELDQIGQSLLENKQKLSKQKQLDEDLF, via the coding sequence TTGGAAAGGTTTTTATTTAAGTTAAATCAAGAACTTTTTGATTTAAATGTAATGGAAATGGATATGGCGTTGATCCATTTTTTTAAGAAAATAGATATTTCCGACCAAGTATTTGAAATGGAAAATGACCAAGGAGTGCAGAGGAAGTTTTCAATCAACTGGGATGAAGGGTTGCTACATGGTAGAGGAATAAAAGGGTTCTTTGCCTGCTATTCATCTGATTTTTTAACGATTGAGCATACAGAAGATGATAGAATAAAAGTAATGGCTCCAGTTAGTCCTCCATCAGACACTTTAGTTTCAAAACATCGAAATAAAGAACATACAAATAAAGTGATAAGCTCCATTGTCGACTTTACAGTGACTTCTGACAAATGGTTTCAACTCTATCAAATCGCTAAGATATTCAAAGTTGGATCAAATCACAATGGGTTAATCTGCTTACCCTATGTACGAGAAATTGAACCGTTTGACTACCAAATCAATACAGCTGAATCTGTGATTAGTCGTTTTAAAGGACGAGTTTTGTTAAGCGATGAAGTTGGACTTGGAAAAACCGTTGAAGCAGGGTTGACGATGTTAGAATACATCATGCGCGGTTTGGTAAGAAGGATTTTAATTCTTGTACCCCCATCGCTTGTAGAGCAATGGGAAAATGAAATGAAAAGGAAGTTTAACCAAGACTTTATACGCGCAGATCATTCCGATTTTAAAAAAATGGGTGAAGAGGCTTGGGCGCATTATCCGAAAGTGATCGCTTCTATTGATATGGCTAAACGCAAAAATCATCGTGAAGCGATTTTTGCACAGCATTACGATTTAGTGATCGTAGATGAAGCCCATCATTTAAAAAATAGGGCTACACAAAAATGGCAGTTTATCAATGGAATAAATAAAAAGTATATCTTCTTACTAACTGCTACTCCTGTCCAGAACCATCTTGAGGAGCTCTACAATTTAATTACGTTATTAAAGCCAGGGCAATTAAGAACGTATAGCTATTTTAAGAAGAATTTTGTTGAAAGTAAGGACGGAATTGAAGTTAAAAATGCAGATGTACTCAAGAATTTGTTAGCAGATGTCATGATTCGCAACAAACGTAGCAATGTCGATGTTACGTTTACGAAAAGATTTGCCTATACTAGAACAGTTGCGCTTTCAGAACAGGAAAAGAGTTTATATGATGACATCAGTACGTTTATTCGCAATCATTATAAAGAACAACATCCTGTTTTGAATCGATTTCATCTTAAAAACCTCCAAGAACAGATTGGTAGTTCAACCATAGCGATTATTCCTTCATTAGAGCGACTTCATTCGAATGAAAAATTATCTGAGTTTGATCGAAAGGCCCTGAAAAGATTTCTTGCTCGAGCCACGATTATTGCTGAAAACGAAACAGAAACGAACGCAAAAGTTGAAGAACTTGTATCGATATTAACAGAATTTAAGAATAAGATGATTGTCTTCACTAAGTCTGCTTCAACACAGGCGTATTTAAGTACTGTGTTAAGGAAGCGCGGGTTTCAAGTGGCTGAATTTCACGGAGGATTACGTCGAAAGGAGAAAGAAGAACAAGTCACTTTCTTTAAAGGAAAAGCGGATGTTCTAGTAAGTACGGAAGTTGGCGGTGAAGGAAGAAACTTACAATTTTGCAATGGGATGATTAACTTTGATTTGCCTTGGAATCCAATGGCTATCGAGCAACGGATTGGACGAATCCACCGCATTGGACAAGAGAAGGATGTATTTGTTTACAACCTCGCTTCTAAAGACACAATTGAGTATTATATATTGGACTTATTAGATCGTAAAATTAACATGTTTGAATTAGTTGTCGGAGAGGTAGATGCTATACTCGGTGATATTGAGGAAAAGGAAGATTTTTCAGATTTGGTAATGAACGCCTGGGTGAATGCAAAAACGAATGAAGAGGTACAAGCTGAACTAGATCAAATTGGCCAAAGTCTTCTTGAAAACAAACAAAAATTGAGTAAGCAAAAGCAATTAGATGAAGACTTGTTTTAA
- a CDS encoding GAF domain-containing protein has translation MSIATDVASLQIMAHVYKKMSLQSVFEKTCESLVSEVPYIDWVGIIIFDEGSNKLVAASDEEDLQWESNAELKFPISNSTGQQIGVMIVRSMQAIAFDVTDVSTLETIAEAIGQESFAN, from the coding sequence ATGTCGATTGCAACCGATGTAGCATCCCTACAAATTATGGCCCATGTGTATAAAAAAATGAGCCTTCAATCAGTCTTTGAAAAAACTTGTGAAAGCTTAGTGAGTGAAGTCCCATACATAGATTGGGTCGGAATTATAATATTTGACGAGGGATCTAACAAGTTAGTAGCTGCATCAGATGAAGAAGATCTCCAGTGGGAAAGTAATGCTGAATTAAAATTTCCAATCTCCAATTCTACGGGCCAACAAATTGGTGTTATGATTGTCCGCAGCATGCAGGCGATTGCCTTTGACGTTACCGATGTAAGCACATTAGAAACGATTGCAGAAGCAATTGGTCAAGAAAGCTTTGCCAACTAG
- the rlmD gene encoding 23S rRNA (uracil(1939)-C(5))-methyltransferase RlmD yields the protein MTDKKNEIVTLEKGQQFPLTIKRLGINGEGVGFFKRKIVFVPGALPGEVVVAEVTKVNPKFAEAKVKKIRKPSPDRVNPPCPVYDKCGGCQLQHLSYEGQLREKKDIVRQAFERHTRLDPNKLPLQDTIGMEDPWNYRNKSQLQVGKQKEKVLAGLYGMNSHELIDISECMIQHPMTNTVTQQVKSILEDLNIPIYNEKKHKGIIRTIVTRVAFATGQIQLVLITTQQDIPKKDLLIDEIKRRLPEVTSILQNVNGKKTSLIFGEETIHLAGEEVIQETLGDVSFELSARAFFQLNPLQTVKLYDEVKKAAQLTGSEKVVDAYCGVGTIGMWVAKDAGEVRGMDIIAEAIDDANANAKKHDINNAHYVVGKAEKWLPKWVKEGWKPDVVIVDPPRTGCDDALLRTIIEVKPKKMVYVSCNPSTLAKDVNQLMRAGFKLKLVQPVDMFPHTSHIENVALLSL from the coding sequence ATGACTGATAAAAAAAATGAAATCGTAACGCTAGAAAAGGGCCAACAATTTCCTCTTACGATCAAAAGACTTGGAATAAATGGAGAAGGAGTCGGCTTTTTTAAAAGAAAAATCGTCTTTGTTCCAGGTGCCTTACCAGGAGAAGTCGTTGTTGCAGAAGTAACGAAAGTAAATCCGAAATTTGCAGAAGCCAAAGTAAAAAAAATTAGGAAACCTTCGCCTGATCGGGTCAATCCACCTTGTCCTGTTTACGATAAATGTGGAGGCTGTCAACTACAGCATTTAAGCTACGAAGGACAATTAAGGGAAAAGAAAGATATCGTTAGACAAGCATTTGAACGTCATACGAGACTTGATCCCAATAAGTTACCATTGCAAGATACAATCGGCATGGAAGATCCATGGAATTACCGTAATAAAAGTCAATTACAAGTCGGAAAACAGAAAGAAAAAGTATTAGCGGGTCTTTATGGTATGAATTCCCATGAATTGATCGATATATCTGAATGTATGATCCAACATCCAATGACGAATACAGTGACACAACAAGTAAAGAGCATATTAGAAGACTTAAACATTCCGATTTATAACGAGAAAAAGCATAAGGGAATTATTCGAACAATCGTCACCCGAGTTGCATTTGCAACAGGACAAATCCAACTCGTATTAATAACAACACAGCAAGATATTCCGAAAAAGGACTTGCTCATTGACGAAATCAAAAGAAGATTGCCTGAGGTTACATCCATCCTACAAAATGTGAATGGGAAGAAGACATCCTTGATTTTTGGAGAAGAAACAATTCATTTAGCAGGGGAAGAAGTCATTCAAGAAACATTAGGAGATGTGTCTTTTGAGCTTTCAGCTCGGGCTTTTTTCCAATTGAACCCGCTGCAAACGGTCAAGCTCTACGATGAGGTAAAAAAAGCAGCCCAACTTACAGGATCGGAAAAAGTGGTCGATGCTTATTGTGGCGTGGGCACAATCGGGATGTGGGTTGCAAAAGATGCTGGTGAAGTACGAGGGATGGACATCATTGCTGAAGCAATCGATGATGCGAACGCCAATGCTAAAAAACACGACATCAACAACGCCCACTATGTTGTCGGCAAAGCCGAGAAGTGGCTCCCGAAATGGGTCAAAGAAGGATGGAAACCAGACGTTGTCATTGTCGATCCACCCCGAACAGGATGCGACGACGCTCTCCTCCGCACGATCATCGAGGTCAAGCCGAAGAAAATGGTCTATGTTTCTTGTAATCCGTCGACACTTGCCAAAGACGTGAACCAGTTGATGAGGGCTGGGTTTAAGTTGAAGTTGGTGCAACCTGTGGATATGTTTCCGCATACTTCTCATATCGAAAATGTTGCGTTATTAAGTCTTTAA
- a CDS encoding transposase: MAKAQVAREIDVNENTLHGWVKKYGQQPEIKAVQKFSSSAAELKALQKQIRDLEEEDEILKKAMHYFVKSPR; encoded by the coding sequence GTGGCAAAAGCTCAAGTAGCTAGAGAAATAGATGTAAATGAAAATACGCTTCATGGTTGGGTAAAAAAATATGGCCAACAACCTGAAATCAAAGCAGTACAAAAATTTTCTAGTTCAGCTGCTGAATTAAAGGCGTTACAAAAGCAAATCCGTGATCTAGAAGAGGAAGATGAAATCCTAAAAAAGGCGATGCACTACTTCGTGAAAAGCCCTCGGTAA
- a CDS encoding TolB family protein: MSAILQQYFYTVKPGDTGLIAYVSSINDTYDIWVYNPRNGVQVRLTEGLADYFSVPYWSPDSSYIAFVGKDRIVYVLHLPSGEIAQIDQLIEGEIHTLDWSPDSQSLVYTKLNQMILYNVVSHRAQRIIEPGATDVQWFPNGTEFLYQAPDANGISQLFRIRVDGTGKQQVTNNQQGRLNYVRLTPNGRFALYTTPGVSISIIHTVDLTTGEVFVVRGGPEAKNYFPTWSPDSSKIAYSATAFSERGYFSLVRTTGNRGENDRTWNISDCFATPVSWSPDSRKIVYLSGCHGQAFASEMWYFNLNHPVPIQLVRRGMITSVSWSPTSKNSLPRRTYENPLYRVRFQYPMNWTEVSPERYEGVDGFFQISALSAGPNIRQVCLDEAFHPLMPYGTQPRLFHTNIQNQEACFIFPSFDQPPEMRGQAALIVRYPKPIQIDDETYNYFILWASNQYIYSLASTLMLLACYE, translated from the coding sequence TTGTCAGCTATACTCCAACAGTATTTTTATACCGTGAAGCCAGGGGATACTGGATTAATCGCCTATGTATCTAGTATTAATGATACTTACGATATTTGGGTGTATAATCCACGCAACGGGGTTCAAGTTCGTCTTACTGAGGGATTGGCGGATTACTTTTCAGTACCTTATTGGTCTCCTGATAGTAGTTATATTGCTTTTGTAGGAAAGGATAGAATTGTTTATGTCTTACATCTGCCGAGTGGCGAAATCGCGCAGATTGATCAACTAATAGAAGGGGAAATACACACGTTAGACTGGTCCCCAGATAGTCAAAGCTTAGTGTACACAAAGCTGAATCAAATGATCTTGTATAACGTTGTCTCACACCGAGCACAAAGAATAATCGAACCAGGGGCAACCGATGTTCAATGGTTTCCAAACGGAACTGAATTTCTTTATCAAGCACCAGATGCAAATGGTATTAGTCAACTATTTCGTATCAGAGTAGATGGTACAGGGAAACAGCAAGTCACCAATAATCAACAGGGGCGATTGAATTATGTTCGTCTTACTCCTAATGGCCGTTTTGCCCTGTATACGACCCCTGGTGTAAGTATTTCAATTATTCATACTGTAGACCTTACTACAGGTGAAGTGTTTGTAGTTAGAGGTGGTCCTGAAGCTAAGAATTACTTTCCTACATGGTCTCCTGACTCATCAAAGATTGCTTATAGTGCCACAGCTTTTTCTGAACGGGGGTATTTTTCTCTTGTTAGAACAACAGGTAATAGAGGGGAAAATGACCGTACATGGAACATTTCAGATTGTTTCGCTACACCTGTTTCCTGGTCGCCTGATAGTAGAAAAATAGTTTACCTTTCTGGTTGTCACGGTCAAGCTTTTGCTAGTGAAATGTGGTATTTTAACCTCAATCATCCTGTACCGATCCAATTAGTTAGAAGGGGAATGATCACATCTGTAAGCTGGTCACCAACCTCAAAAAATTCCCTTCCTAGGAGAACATATGAAAACCCATTATATAGAGTAAGGTTTCAATATCCTATGAATTGGACCGAGGTGAGTCCTGAAAGGTACGAAGGAGTTGACGGTTTCTTCCAAATCTCTGCTTTATCTGCAGGTCCAAATATTCGTCAGGTTTGCTTGGATGAAGCCTTTCATCCATTAATGCCTTATGGCACACAGCCGCGGCTTTTTCATACTAATATTCAAAACCAGGAAGCGTGTTTCATTTTCCCCTCATTTGATCAACCACCCGAAATGAGAGGGCAAGCGGCGTTAATTGTTAGATATCCTAAACCGATTCAAATCGATGATGAAACTTATAATTACTTTATTCTTTGGGCGAGTAATCAATATATCTATTCATTAGCCTCTACTCTTATGTTACTAGCATGTTATGAATAA
- a CDS encoding CocE/NonD family hydrolase has translation MLKGEDLMVIEKDVMVPMRDEIHLAADIYRPDVTEKVPALICLIPYGKEIPALSLTLPPQARPSSLWNGVIEAGDINAVVTHGYGHVIADDAGSAVQKEF, from the coding sequence TTGTTAAAAGGAGAGGATTTAATGGTTATTGAAAAAGATGTAATGGTACCCATGCGAGATGAAATACATTTGGCAGCTGATATTTATCGACCTGATGTGACAGAAAAAGTACCAGCCTTGATTTGTCTTATCCCGTATGGTAAGGAAATTCCAGCACTCTCGCTTACACTGCCTCCACAAGCGCGTCCAAGTTCACTTTGGAACGGTGTTATCGAGGCAGGTGATATCAACGCTGTTGTCACTCACGGCTATGGTCATGTCATTGCCGATGACGCGGGATCGGCGGTTCAGAAGGAGTTCTGA
- a CDS encoding CocE/NonD family hydrolase C-terminal non-catalytic domain-containing protein, with protein sequence MDEPTVQYFVERENKWREAEQWPLLDTQWKEFYLLPRICSVINQSLLLQTLHRQLTFVKHHLLYFKTESVKWKSGKFLDDIEMSGHGALYVLVAIDTDDTNLIAKIYDIDPNGKRKFVTSGYLKASHRELDNTKSEPGKPHHPHTRSVPVPPGRLSSTPFIFTYFQIYSKLGTDLSSNLVLTKRSTMKIHSYFRWSAITYQVDLLHHLKSTEMRPILNG encoded by the coding sequence ATGGATGAGCCTACAGTACAGTATTTCGTTGAACGTGAGAATAAATGGCGCGAGGCAGAGCAATGGCCTCTTCTAGACACTCAATGGAAAGAATTCTACTTGCTTCCTCGCATATGCTCAGTGATAAACCAGAGCCTCTTGCTGCAGACTTTGCACCGCCAGTTGACTTTTGTCAAGCACCACCTACTGTACTTCAAAACAGAGTCGGTGAAATGGAAAAGTGGAAAATTTTTAGACGATATTGAAATGAGTGGTCATGGCGCCCTTTACGTCCTCGTGGCCATCGATACGGATGACACGAATTTAATTGCAAAAATTTACGACATCGATCCAAATGGAAAACGTAAATTCGTAACTTCTGGTTATCTTAAAGCATCGCACCGTGAGTTGGACAATACCAAATCCGAACCTGGAAAGCCTCACCATCCACACACACGGTCAGTCCCAGTTCCTCCAGGGAGGTTATCGAGTACGCCATTTATCTTTACCTATTTTCAAATATATTCAAAACTGGGCACAGACTTGAGCTCGAACTTGGTTTTAACGAAGCGATCAACGATGAAGATACACAGCTACTTCCGCTGGTCAGCTATCACCTACCAAGTGGACCTGCTACATCACTTAAAATCTACCGAGATGCGGCCCATCCTTAACGGTTGA
- a CDS encoding YjcZ family sporulation protein gives MSFIHKPIKPVSDFALIVVLFILLIIVGTAFVRW, from the coding sequence ATGTCTTTTATTCACAAACCAATTAAGCCAGTTAGTGACTTCGCGTTAATCGTCGTGTTGTTTATTCTACTAATCATTGTTGGTACAGCATTTGTCCGTTGGTAA
- the pdaA gene encoding delta-lactam-biosynthetic de-N-acetylase, which translates to MKKLLTIIAIIAFIFTGLGSAHAYDTKVHHWNYKPEKDNKPVTTEPHYLQLLEKYGGYFIGDTNKKELYLTFDNGYENGYTAKVLDVLKNKKVPATFFVTGHYLKNEPDLIKRMVNEGHIVGNHSWHHPSLPEVSEARLKEELEKVKEEYTAITGRRDMNYLRPPRGTFSEKSLALSNELGYTNVFWSMAYKDWEVDKQKGADYAYNQIMKRIHPGSIMLLHSVSKDNAEALERVIDDCRKQGYKFRSLDELLLDRLMMEDTR; encoded by the coding sequence ATGAAAAAACTACTTACGATTATAGCTATCATTGCGTTCATTTTTACAGGGTTAGGTTCGGCTCATGCCTATGATACTAAGGTACACCATTGGAATTACAAACCTGAAAAGGATAATAAACCAGTAACGACAGAACCACACTATTTACAATTACTTGAAAAGTACGGTGGTTATTTTATTGGTGATACAAATAAAAAAGAATTGTATTTAACGTTTGATAATGGATATGAAAATGGCTACACAGCAAAGGTTTTGGATGTACTAAAGAATAAAAAGGTACCTGCTACCTTCTTCGTAACAGGGCACTATCTTAAAAATGAGCCTGATCTTATAAAACGAATGGTAAATGAGGGACACATTGTTGGTAATCACTCATGGCATCATCCAAGCTTGCCAGAAGTGAGTGAGGCGAGACTGAAGGAAGAATTAGAAAAAGTAAAAGAAGAATACACAGCGATTACTGGACGGCGCGATATGAATTATCTGAGGCCGCCGCGAGGAACGTTTAGTGAAAAATCATTAGCTCTTTCCAATGAATTAGGATATACAAATGTTTTTTGGTCCATGGCTTATAAAGATTGGGAAGTCGATAAACAAAAAGGGGCCGATTATGCTTACAATCAAATAATGAAGAGAATTCATCCTGGTTCCATTATGTTGCTTCATTCCGTGTCCAAAGACAATGCTGAAGCTTTAGAAAGAGTTATTGACGACTGCCGTAAACAAGGGTATAAATTTAGAAGCTTAGACGAACTATTGTTAGACAGATTGATGATGGAAGATACAAGGTAA